The Quercus lobata isolate SW786 chromosome 4, ValleyOak3.0 Primary Assembly, whole genome shotgun sequence genome segment GGGGAAACCACAGTTATGAAGTTCGATTACAGGAAAGAACATGTAGTTGAAGGAAATGGAAAAACATAGGGATCCCGTGTTCACATGCAATTAGAGTATGTGATGCGGTAAATATTGATTCGACCACATATATTCACCCATATTATAGTTTGGAGTATGACCTTAACACTTACTCATATGTATTTGTGGTTCCTAAGTCACAGTCATTGTGGAAGGATCCCACGGGGCCAATGTGGTTGCCTAATCCAGCATTGTTGCAGGCCAAATGTTGACTAGTGAAgtcaagaataaggaatgagATAGATGGAGTGAGGAATAAGGATTGAGAACTGGGATGGCGGAGGGAGGATGCAGATTTGATTGAGAGTCAACCCAAGTAGACATGTGGCCTGTGTCATGCTTCCGGGCATAACTGCAGAAAATGTCCGCAGTCCCGTGGTGCTTCCACAAGCAGTCATGTTCCAAACTAGGTAGGTGATAGATGACAAAAAGTTCTGGATCGGGTTGTTCATTCTATGTTTACCTAATGTTTACTATCTTGTCTCCTAACGTGATTAGTCTATGTTTTTCAGGCATGCTTTCGTGGACGACATTTTTGTTGTGTGGATTGCTGATCTTAGGAAAAGTGACTACGTTGTATCCAAACAATTaactttttgggttttttttaatgtacttgaAATTCTCTATCCAATGTACTTATATGAAGATTTTGATTTAAGTAGTATGGTTAGAATTGCAAATTAAGTGTGGTTGGGCATGTTTAGAATGTTGATATATTGAGAATGCCTTTTGTTGTGATTTAAGTGCATTTACACTGTAAAACTATGTTTATGCAGAGAGTGTAACAGTTTCTATAGTTTGGTGCCTATTGAGAACACCTTTTGATGTAATTTAAGTGCATTTACATTCTCAACTTCTCTGCCACTCAATGAGTGTTTGTGGATTACATTCTCAGTTTCTTTATCTTTGTTTCTTAGCAAGTGCATGCACACATTTTAGTTTCTAGTTTGCCTGCATCtccaaggaagaaaaaaaaaagaacagtgaactcgagtttcatagactcgagttccactagTGTGAACACTCAAAAAACAGAGCATCCTTTCTACCTGGTTTGCCTGCACACTTGCATTTGTACAATCACTAgtttaatatgtatatatttactTGTGTATATGCCATGTAATTATGCATATATAAAACAATTGAGTACTATGTTCTCACAGTCTTACCTAAAATAATTTACAGCTCGAACTTTGAAAGTACTTGGCTCAATATGTGACCAACAATCAAGCATTTTATTATCTATTGGACAAAAAGGTACTTGGGAACCTGCTATTGGCCTTTCCAGAAGCATCTTCGAGGAAACTGTAATCATacaaagaaataattaattaaacttaTTCAACTTACACATGttttatatctctctctaaAAGCATTTACTTGTGCATATGCCATGTAATTATACTACTATTGAGCACCACAATATACACGTGtgagtgagtgtgtgtgtgtaaattaCCACCATCAATATCAATATGAATTATTTGGAGGAAGAAGGATTTGGAATGACCACACATCAATCTAGTAGAACGAAAATGCTAAACCAAAATTGATAAACTGCACTCTATTTAAATTCTACTTATACTCTCCCAATGTAAAGCTGGATTTTCTATGAGGTCCATTTATGTTTGTATCCATATGAAACTAATGTGTCAAAATTTGACAATCTCAATACTCACATAGAGGGCCATTCACATTTCCATCTTTCCATTTGAAGGAAAGCTTTGAGGAAGCCTTTTTTCTTGAACTTGGCGGACTAGAACTTAATGATCTTCTCTTTTCAACTGAAGGAACAGTGGATGCAAGACAAGTTAAGCAGTTGCTTGGGAGAATCCCACAGTTATCTAATACTCCTGCTTCCTTGCCAGGACTTCCATCCACAGATGAGGAGACTTCATCAAGGTACACCGGATGGTTTGCTTCATTTGAAGGTCCATCACATCTAGAAACCTCATTAACAGAGTTGAGTGCAGAATTCCCTGTTGACAAATCCCCCGGTTTCTGTATATGATTGGTGGAATAGGCATGATGGTTATTGAGATTATGGTCCAAATGATTGGCATCTCTCAGAGATGGAATACTTGATACGGATGCACCTTCAAAGCCGTTCAGAGATAACAAATCTACAGATATCATCGGTACGCATAAGTCAAATTAATATAAACATATCTCTTCTATCAAAAAACGAAGGAAAATAATCCTCATATGTATTTGAGTCTAAGTATCTACAAAATCATACCATTTGCAACACTTTGGTAATCTTCATCACAGTCAGACTCCAGAATTGCAGCTAAATCAAACCATGCCTCTTCAACTTGTCCTAATCCTGTCATCATATTGAACAGAATTAGGGGAATGATATAAGAAAGTCACAGTGACACATAATTTGAGAATTCAATACTTAATTACATGGTTAGCCAAAGCTAGATTAGTATTTCAGGGAAATTTTGGCTCCTAATTCATCATATGTTCAAAAAATGGCAAAAGTTTCAGAACAAAGAAAGTAGAAGAATAACAAGCAAGATTATGCTCCAATATCTTCAATGCGACTGACAAAGCAGATTTATTGGAGAAGTCAATGAGCTTTATACACTGCATATTTCTCGCAAGTTCCCCTAATGTTTCAGGTCTTTATCTTTGAAAACCTAATCACTGCAAGCAACACCAATCTTAAATCCATGAGAAGGTCCACCTTTCTAGATTATACAACTCGTGTTACATTGTCagtgaaaaacaaatttatattctTAACTGTTTACTTAGCAAACCTCCAATGACAGCTTTCTTTCCATAATTAGGAAGCTTTGTGATATTCAGTTAATAGGAAAGTCACTCCTATGGCTATCCTATAGACATGCCCAATATCAAAAGTTCATTTGCCAATTGACCAGAACTATTGTTAGCATTTCAAAAACTTCAATGCACAGTCTCTTAGACAGGCAAACCGTATTGCTTTTTGATCCAAGCACATTGAACTTCAGACCTAAAAATCCAGTTGCAGAAGCCATCTCTCACAACAATATCAAATTGTAAGGCTGTCTTGTTTATAACCCTTGCAAAATACCATTTCCGGTCTTGGCACATTAACTAGCACTGAGACAACTCAAACGAAATGCAATATGGTTATACATGGAGGGCTTTCACAATTATTATATCTGTAAAAGACAATTTCCTATGATTAGCACATCAATTCACCTAGAAATGGACTCTCAAAGTCCCCTATTGAGGTCAATTAGTTATTAGGGTACAATTGCTAAAAATCAGTATGCTAATCTCCCAATAAACTAAGAATCAAGGACAAAGTGATTTATCTCCTCCAGCTATCAAGAATAatcaaattcataaaatttccATTTGGACCACtgatcaattcaaaaaatatcatctaTCCCCCTCTTAATCAACcatgaatgttcaaatagtgtgtaaaacacaaagacaacacaacgatgtgttattgaagagaaaacatagtgtgtaaaacaacttgaacgtttagacccttaaattacaaattaccaattcaagcttattatcaaacaatgtatgtgcggaatatgaaaataagctaaaccagaattgataaaacaatctaaaccaaataaaatcacaatcacagcagaaattaaatggcaaagattaagggaagagagatgcaaacacaaagacaacatagcgatgtgttatcaaagaggaaaccgaagtcctcgacgtaaaacctttCCACTACCCTCTaagcagtcaataatccactagagaatgatgttgggatacatgaacagcagaagaccctccaagcctaatctacctagtgtacctaaacactccaagcttcttgctccaatgaggttacgccgaacctttgtcttttCTAACTTACCGGATCCCACTATAAcctatagcatcaaccaatatcaattgatcccttcctaattgcttcccaagtACCAAATAGCCTCCTTacagatatgggtatgatgAGAAAAGCTTTCGGTTAATGTACCtttcaaggatgtaacaatggagagagtgagagtagaggaatttggagaatcaaaggatgaaaattgtggatgaatcaatcttgtttttctttagggtttctctctcaaaattctctctagaagctctctacaatacgtgggtataaaaggtatttatactggtgtgtgtttggaatgcgaaaggtcagtttttcccaaatagagtggtctggcgacttgaccCCGCAACTTCATTGAGTCGCAAGTTTGAGTCACGAGCTAACTGCCTGGCtagactggaagttttgtcaTGTAATGCTCCAACtggcgtgactcttcagctcctctACATGCTTCATACGTGTGTCAACTTTGGTGACTTGCCAACCATGAGctagtcgcgagatccagtcgcgaggccTTGttgagtgcacactcttgaaCTTTTCCTTCAcattctctcacacactacccttacatgattcccacctaaatacaggatttctaaatgttgaattacaagcaatgacacggaataaagcaaACAGgatagttgattaaattcaaccttacaatcttcccatttggctattccgtgacaaaaccctaaaaaaaaaattctaaacttaacatgtgagttgcgaaaagttgaacaaaactcagtcacacctaactctagaatttgtgtagctcttgaaccataagcacaagtatctcctgaaaaacaataacacaatacgatcattgtatgcagaaaacatGTAATGCATATAGAGCAAGCACAATGCAAACAAACAATATAGattaaagcaataaaacatggcttgaccaaaaataacaatcactataaatagtgaccacaatgctcattcacacaaggaatgaacatctggacatacaagctaataagctcaatgcaaagtatcatttgcatgtctaGCACTCAATCGataaaaaaactcaaagtaATTGCATCAaagatataaaatccaacaaaggCACAAGAGTggtgtacttaaagaaaatgcataacatttaacaataaGTACTAAGCTACAAAGCATGGATACAAAGATAAAGTATTTTAGATAGCTAAGCATAATTATGAACTATGAGCAAAGCAAAaacatagttaatataacataaaactttttctctcttttcatatcactccccctatcatgaatcATAGGAGTTGTGATGAatttggaacatatatacctgtaacctgaaacacttgcacaaaacacattagacccttaaggtaaagcaagtaataaaaagacaagtataatgtaacaagtaaattgcgatcaagtaaatatgatgtgaaacatgtgagcaacttgatcatacaccaaaacagtcatatagaaataactacaatgatcacatagcaaagcaaatgatcatctgaacTAGCATCCaataaagcacaatagcataaggatgtatgcatgtccaacatACAGACACAATGCAATGAGAACAATAAGGCATAgatactaaacataactcaaagcaccataaagccaataagaaaacaaacagaacaaagttttctcattaacataatgtcttctcccccttggtatatgcatctcccctatggaatatctcccCCCTTACAAATGTGCAcgagaaataaaatttctctccCTAAGAATGtacacaagagtcatatagaaatgacaaaaactttctggtatactctctagagtatactctccccctttttatcacgaatagacaaagggtcaaggagaaatgaaggcaagagatgaaggtacaaacaatgataatgatgcatgagaggtgcgagatgaatgagaaaatgaaactcaaacctaagacaaaacaaaatgccacaaagcataaggtaaacaAGATATGCTAGGATGACGAAACAAGGTATaaaccaatgcatgacaagggcagcacaggtgtgtgcaagaggtgacaatgtgcaatgcatgaccaaagcattgaaaatgcacatgtggggtaaggtgtgttaaatatacaaccaatgaaccaaacatattcctaatgaggaaacatgaaaaacctcaaaatttgGTACTCATCAgtgtccaaacaagcgagaaagagcttaagaggcattttattaaacacctagcatgcacactataaacaacaatgtgaaacaatgcatgaacatcatgaaatccacccttaatacatgttctttttgccacaaggggccagcatccaaagcaaatcatcaaaagaaaccaattccatacaaaaatttggcaa includes the following:
- the LOC115987686 gene encoding uncharacterized protein LOC115987686 isoform X1; the protein is MRQQRLCHAPPQIDEMPCDHAYTAGTIRSLERLGQVEEAWFDLAAILESDCDEDYQSVANDLLSLNGFEGASVSSIPSLRDANHLDHNLNNHHAYSTNHIQKPGDLSTGNSALNSVNEVSRCDGPSNEANHPVYLDEVSSSVDGSPGKEAGVLDNCGILPSNCLTCLASTVPSVEKRRSLSSSPPSSRKKASSKLSFKWKDGNVNGPLFSSKMLLERPIAGSQVPFCPIDNKMLDCWSHIEPSTFKVRAVNYFR
- the LOC115987686 gene encoding uncharacterized protein LOC115987686 isoform X2, with product MRQQRLCHAPPQIDEMPCDHAYTAGTIRSLERQVEEAWFDLAAILESDCDEDYQSVANDLLSLNGFEGASVSSIPSLRDANHLDHNLNNHHAYSTNHIQKPGDLSTGNSALNSVNEVSRCDGPSNEANHPVYLDEVSSSVDGSPGKEAGVLDNCGILPSNCLTCLASTVPSVEKRRSLSSSPPSSRKKASSKLSFKWKDGNVNGPLFSSKMLLERPIAGSQVPFCPIDNKMLDCWSHIEPSTFKVRAVNYFR